Proteins encoded by one window of Agelaius phoeniceus isolate bAgePho1 chromosome 5, bAgePho1.hap1, whole genome shotgun sequence:
- the SMIM30 gene encoding small integral membrane protein 30, whose amino-acid sequence MPSTENSSKLFLVLVSLLLVLPVVEALDAGDTIAFLLGLAVSVVGFCACLGLYARRRNGQQ is encoded by the coding sequence ATGCCTTCAACTGAGAACAGCTCCAAACTTTTCCTGGTCCTCGTGtcgctgctgctggtgctgcccgTAGTTGAAGCCCTGGATGCAGGAGATACCATTGCCTTCCTCCTAGGCCTCGCTGTCAGTGTCGTCGGATTCTGCGCCTGCCTTGGCTTGTACGCAAGGAGAAGGAATGGGCAGCAGTGA